In Candidatus Melainabacteria bacterium, the genomic stretch CCCGAGGAAAACCGTCTGCTGGAGTCGCTCGGCGTGCATGTCGTGATCGTCTCCAACGGCGACCAGGACCTGGCTCGAGCTGTGGCTGGGGTGCTCGGCGTCAATCCGCTCAACGTGGTGGGTTCTCACCTCACCTACGGTGCGGACGGGCGCGCCACCGGCGTCAATCACAGCTACGATGTCACCGATGAGACGTGGTTGAACCGCCCTCAGCCAGGTAAGCCCATCAGCTTCCACTACTGGATGCACATCAACCGTGGTCGCTTCGGCTGGGATCACATCGACGAGGACAAGATCGTCATCGCCGGGCGTGATGGCGATTCCGCTGCCAATGATGGTGGCATGATGATCATGCTGCCTATCCCGGCTGCCCTCGGCAACTTCATGGTCGACGTGCCTGGAGAGCCGGCTCGCATCGAGAAGTTCTACAAGCTGGCGGCCAAATATGGGTGGACGAAGGGCAAGTTCTTCACCCTGGTTCAGGCGCCGTCGCGTACCGGTCACTTCCCCGACTGATACCGCATTTGATGCGTCTGGCTTGCCGTCTTGCATTTGAAAACTAGTCGGGATGCTCCTGGTGTCTGGCGGGAAACCGCTCGATGCCGGGAGCTCTCGACTATGTTTTTTCTTTTCTTTTTGCTAACTAGATACTGTAGTACTCAATGTTTATCCCATGAATGCTGCCAGTCTGCATTCGGCTGTAGTTCTTTGATCGTGCCGATCCGCAGTTAATTTGAGGCTGCTAGTAGTTCTTCTAGCGCGTCGCACAGACTGGTTAGTTCTTCGTGCAAGTAACCATCGGTTGCTTCAGCGATTGGCAGATATTCAGTGCGAGTTTCGACAAGATAGCGCTGTTGAAAAACAAGGTCATTACAGGTTAAACATTCACGCATGTTATCCAGTCTGTCAGCCAGTTTTACAAGACGCGTCGGCACCGCTGCTTGAGCGATTCTCTCGTGATAAGTTTTGAGTTGCGCCTCACGTGGAATTTTTTTGTCGGGTGCTGGTTTTGTCAAAACCGAGACCATGAGTGCGATTATGCGTCCAAATTTGCGCTCGAGATCGCTTGTCGTGACTCGACCGTTGCTATCCTCCACCACATCATGCAAGATCGCAGCACAAATCGCTTCTGTGTCTTTCAGACCCAGCTCTTCGAACAAAATCAAAGCAACCCGCATGGGGTGTACGATGTAAGGCTCACGCAGATCTGGATCTTGTTTGGAAGGTTTGCGAAACTGTCCTTCGTGAATGGTTTCGGCAAGTGCTAAAGCTCGCGTCAGCAACACGCGTTTTGGATGCTGCAGGTCATCGACTCGCAGCATCAATCGGTGTCGGAGTTCTCCGCGTAAGCCGGTCATTTGCATCTCTTTGAAAGTTTCTAACAAGATTATACGCAGTCTCTCACTGGTATTGGACAGTGAAATTTTGTCGGCTTCTATCTGTCATCTCTGTTGAGTTTGAGGCTGAGTTCAGGGTTGGATACAGAGCTGTTCTATTTTCGCCAGGTGCGCCTGGAAAGTTGTTTCTCAAGGCATGCTGAAACAAGCTGCGCTAACTCTGAAGTCAGGTGCTTGCGAGAGCCGAAACAGGCTTCGTCCTGCTGGTTGTCAATTGGCTTGGCGAAGCGGCTCTGGTTAGAGCCGCTGATGTGCCGCTTCTCAGGCTCTTTCTTGTGTCGGCAGTTTGAATTTGCTGCGCCGGATCCCCTTTGAAACCCTGTTGGTGAGCAGGCTAGCGCGCGCTAACAATCATGAACTTCCTTCAACGTCATTGTTTTGGCCTTATTGAGAGCGTTAGTTTTAGGGCGTCTTTGATTTTTAACTTTCAGCAAATTTTTTTCACACACAACCGCCCTTCCGATTTTGCAGTCTGACTTGAACGCTACGACGCGCTTCGTATGTGTTCGCTTAGATGTTTGCAAACGATTCAGGGCGCAATGCTAGCTTCGCTCTGTGCGCGAGCTCGCTGTCTAACTTCGTTCGGATGCTGTTCTACGGTGTCCAGTTCAGTGAGGTCAATCATGAACGAGAATCACAAGTGTCCAGCTGTTCGGGTCGGGATGTTTCCCAAAGACACGAACGCGACTGGCACGAATATCTTCGGCGGAGTCATTCTCAGCCACATGGATATAGCCGGTGCAATCGCTGCCCGCGAGGTCACCGAGCACCGTGTTTTCACCGTCAGTTTCGACAAGGTTGTCTTCAAGCAGCCGGTCCACATTGGCGATGTGCTTACTTGCTGGTCTGAGGTGACGAAGATCGGTCGCACTTCTATCACGACCAGAATCGCCGTCGAAGCGCAGCGT encodes the following:
- a CDS encoding HD domain-containing protein; this encodes MLETFKEMQMTGLRGELRHRLMLRVDDLQHPKRVLLTRALALAETIHEGQFRKPSKQDPDLREPYIVHPMRVALILFEELGLKDTEAICAAILHDVVEDSNGRVTTSDLERKFGRIIALMVSVLTKPAPDKKIPREAQLKTYHERIAQAAVPTRLVKLADRLDNMRECLTCNDLVFQQRYLVETRTEYLPIAEATDGYLHEELTSLCDALEELLAASN